The genomic segment GTATGCAGCATTCaaaggtttgtttgtcttttactaAATGCCTCCAGCTACTTGTGCTGATCAATGAGATTCTCCAACCAATGAGACGTCacttattatattattatacttCAACCAAGCGATAAGATGATTAAACACTCAGTCTGTATTTGTCTtagtatttgtctttatttgcaCGTCTTACCTTCTTTAAACATTTGGTTCAAGACGACCATGTGAACTCATTATGGGGTTGAAGGAGAAGAACACGATCCAGTATGAAGCTGAAACCATGACAGGAGAGGGATGACAGGACATCAACGATTGCAGGGAGACTTCAGTTAAATAAACGTtagttaaataaagtttagtTAAACAAACTTTACTTTCAGCTATGGTCACTAATATTGTTAAAGTACTGAcggtagctcagtccacaagggcttgacaggaagtgtttgtgtgtgtgctgcagcctctatgtactgtatatatatcaaataaaataaagagggaATAGTAAAGGAAATGTCTCCTATTTAAACACAATTAAATCTACAATTTAGagacacaataaaaatatacgCATTTCCCGACACTAAAGTTTAGCACTCAAAGAATATTGAACTTAAATTATCCACGGAGAACAGGCGGAGAAAAGAGCGCAGAGGGAAGAAGCGCCTCCGGGAAGACGTGCGCCCAGCGGTGCCGCGCATGCGCAGTGGATGTTCCACCGACATGCGCTCGGAGCAGGAAGAGATGAGATCAAAAATCAAGTAGCATACCTTAGCTACTGTATGCTGTAGAAATAATTATAGATATAATGATTTAATGAATTGAGTtagtttatataattttattcactttaattcacatttacatATTGAAAAATCACCTGTCAGGTGAATATAGTTGAGCAAACTGGGCCTAAATCCCTgagtaaatgtttttaacaCATGCTAAATCTCATATTATCCTGCCAAACAAATTTGCCTGTCTAAAAGAGCAAATATCACATCCTGTGTACATTTGAATGATATAAAAGGCCAAGATTTTAGTGTCAGTTCAGTCCACTTCCTCGGAAGAAATACACACAATCAGGTATGATCTGATATTAAATCGTCTTTATACCGTATGAGCATTttgaaaattgtgttttcagagCTGAGTTAGAGCTGAGTTAATACGCTGAATAGAGAGAACATCAAGGTATCGTGGAAAAATTATGTGCTGTTCAGTCTGTCAGCGGTGATAGTAATTTTACTGACTGTCTTGTGATCTTTGTAAAAATTTTCCACATAAATTACACACCTTCCAGAACAGAAGCCAGCATTTCGGAAGATTTGGAGAAAGATCTCCATAATCTTTATTTTGAATATCAACATTCATTCCTTTTCTGTAGTTGCTTATCCTCTCTAGCCCTGGTTTAACCCCCCCTGGACACAACCTCTACAATGAATACTTGGGTCTTCATCTGTGCCTTCGGGCTCTTCACTGCCCTTCAGGTTCATGCAGAACTCTCTGAGGTAAGTAGGAGAAAATATGCTTTCTAGAATGTAACTAGAGTTTCatagctgttgttgtttattattttaaaaaatgttaaaacagtCCAGTAATTGaaattctttttctctctcctctccgcAACCAATACCTGAAGGCGGGTGAGTGTTTTACCATTATTTGAACACAATGAAGGAATCCTCACTCTGGTTTTGCATCTTCCTAGACACTCTAAATTCACCGTTTGGTTTTATTTCTCATCCCTGTGCTGTTCTGGTTTCTCTCAGAGCAAGAAGAGATTGTGAACGCGCACAATGAACTGAGAGCAAACGTTCAGCCTTCTGCTAGCAACATGCTGAAGATGGTAACGCGTCTCGCTCCATGTAAACCGACGAGAACAAAGAATTTAGAGATTTTATGTGCTGATTCTTCATTGTCCTCTGTGCCACACAGAGATGGAGCAAGGAGGCAGCAGCCAACGCTCAGAGATGGGCCGACGGCTGTTCCATGAACCACAGCCCCTCCAGCCAGAGAGAGATCAGCagtatgtttttgattttatttaaaaaaacactcagaAAAATCATCATCAGTCATCTATGACATTACCCAGAGCATTTCAGACCATGTCAGGGCATTTAAAGTCATGTTGTGGGATTTCCCACATGTAACTGGGTGGTTCGGATCATAGTTTGGTGGGCCGGATTGCAAACACTAAAGGGCCACACATGGCCCGCGGGCCACAGATTGCCCATGCCTGCTTTAGAGGAACATATCTTTACATAATTGTAAATgatctctctgctcctcctcttcaacACTAGCTAGCGGCTGTGGAGAGAACCTGTACATGTCCAGCTTCAAGAACACCTGGAGCAACGCCATCCAGTCCTGGTACGACGAGGTGAAGGACTGGCGCTACGGAGTGGGATCTACCAACGGAGGAGTGGTTGGACACTTCACACAGGTGTTATATCTGACTGAATGATGAACACAATGACATTATTACATGAAGTACACtctatatagtatataaactaactCATAATTCTGGATCTCATGTCCTCTGCGTAGGTTGTGTGGTACAGGTCCAACCAGGTGGGCTGTGCCATGGCCTACTGCCCTAACGCCAGCTACAAATACTTCTACGTTTGCCAGTACTGCCCTCCGTAAGCAGACAGCACCGCCCTACAGCATGTCCCCTGACTTACATAATCACATTTGAGACTTTTGTGGTTCATACTTGTTGTTTTGGACGACATTCCAGAGGAAACTACCAGATGGCTGAACCCTACACAGCTGGAACCACCTGCGGCAACTGCACTGATGCCTGTGAAGACAAACTGTGCAGTGAGTTAAATTACTCAGCAGCAGGGGGAGGAATCTCCATCATATTACATGACCACTAATTTTctcattgtgttgttttcctgcagccAACCCTTGTCTGTTTAAAGATACGTATACCAACTGTCCTGACTTGGCGAAGAATTATAAATGCACTCATCCTGATGTGGGCGCCTGGTGTCTCGCCTCCTGCAAGTGCACCAATGGAGAGATCATCTGAATGTCAGCGGTGGCTCCAAATGATCCAAATGATCAGTTTCAATAAATATATATCAGCAGCATCATAAAAGCCTGTGTCCTCTGATTTAATTATAACACTTCACCACTAAATATGATTTGAATGTTAACTGATAATAGTTATTTTAGTTCGTTCCACTGTTATACCGTGACATCAAACGGACTCAGAAGGTGAACATGTAACAGTAATGAGCAAAttcaaaatacaatataaaaatgtaaaataaaatcccgAAATCCTCTTGATAATAATGTCATCCCACatttcagtgatgtcatcattgtgGGTCTGGACATCCGAGTTAAAAGGCTGAGTTCATTCTAGTCACAAAACACTTTATCATGCAGGGTGAGTCTTCCTAACTTTTCTCATCATCTTTATCATGTTTATTATATTAACAGACAAACTTCActctttattttgttgttttatctttGCAGAGTTCTTTGTCGAATTCAGAAAATGTACAGACGTTAATCTACATCGCAAAGTCTTGTCATTGTTTTAATCGTGATTATCTATTTCAAGAGAAATATCCAATCAAACACAATGCATATTGGGAGTTTTCTGTCGTAtctttcattccccacagagctgGGGCAGCGGAGCTGCAGCCGGAGCTCTGAAACGGTCTGAAACCTGCTCCGATCGGCTAAGCCCTTCAAGTTCTGTG from the Antennarius striatus isolate MH-2024 chromosome 19, ASM4005453v1, whole genome shotgun sequence genome contains:
- the LOC137613759 gene encoding cysteine-rich venom protein TRI1-like, translating into MLKMRWSKEAAANAQRWADGCSMNHSPSSQREISTSGCGENLYMSSFKNTWSNAIQSWYDEVKDWRYGVGSTNGGVVGHFTQVVWYRSNQVGCAMAYCPNASYKYFYVCQYCPPGNYQMAEPYTAGTTCGNCTDACEDKLCTNPCLFKDTYTNCPDLAKNYKCTHPDVGAWCLASCKCTNGEII